One window from the genome of Anaerolineales bacterium encodes:
- a CDS encoding HypC/HybG/HupF family hydrogenase formation chaperone, with translation MCLGVPGIITEIFEMEGLKMGKVDFGGVVREACLEYVPEAEVGDYVVVHVGFAISMLSEEEAQETLEMLREIVDVEDEVGPEAQAT, from the coding sequence ATGTGTCTGGGTGTGCCAGGTATAATCACCGAGATATTCGAAATGGAAGGTCTGAAAATGGGCAAGGTGGACTTCGGGGGAGTCGTCCGTGAAGCCTGTTTGGAATACGTGCCGGAAGCGGAGGTTGGAGATTACGTCGTCGTTCACGTCGGCTTCGCCATCAGCATGTTGAGCGAAGAGGAGGCGCAGGAAACGCTCGAGATGCTGCGCGAAATTGTCGACGTTGAAGACGAGGTGGGACCGGAGGCGCAAGCCACATGA
- the hypF gene encoding carbamoyltransferase HypF produces the protein MSEIRGARIHVDGVVQGVGFRPFVHGLAQRLQLTGWVRNTSAGVDILVDGTQEAISAFLAALENDAPALARIDGIQSEVTGANGFSIFEIVHSEEIEGAFQPISPDVSVCADCLRELNDPQDRRYRYPFINCTNCGPRFTIITGIPYDRPNTTMAAFEMCADCAAEYHDPEDRRFHAQPIACPVCGPHIWCEVQGAIVAEREDALAYARKSLVEGKIVAIKGLGGFHLACDATNPEAVETLRERKLRVEKPFALMMPDLTAVEAYCIVDEDERALLSARERPIVILERRPESNIAESVAPKQHTLGVMLPYTPLHVLLLEPAQDFPAALVMTSGNMSEEPIVTQNEESRESLAPLADVFLMHNRGIQTRCDDSVVRISEKDVYPLRRARGYAPYHIRLGWDSPSILATGGELKNTFCLTRERYAFLSHHIGDMENFETLQAFEQGVRHFERLFRVRPAVLAYDLHPDYLATRYAFVRAEQEQLPAVGVQHHHAHIAACMTEHGLPEDRPVIGVAFDGTGYGEDGAIWGGEFLLADYANFRRPYHLTYVPMPGGDAAVREPWRLALAWLRRAGLEWEDELAPVRASSGEERQALRRMLNIELNTPLTSSMGRLFDAVSSLADVRQRINYEAQAAIELEATVIPDEESAYTFELRETEIDPLPVIQAIVADARAGVSKGRIAARFHLAVARMVDNVCRLLQKKEGIGDVVLSGGVWQNQVLLSHTMRLLDQSGLQVYLHRRVPTNDGGIALGQAAIAAHRLQQKPTDSTEFASFAVESR, from the coding sequence ATGAGTGAGATTCGAGGCGCACGCATTCACGTCGACGGAGTCGTGCAGGGGGTCGGTTTCCGTCCCTTCGTGCATGGACTGGCGCAGCGCTTGCAGTTGACGGGCTGGGTTCGCAACACGTCCGCCGGCGTGGACATCCTGGTCGATGGCACGCAGGAGGCGATCTCGGCGTTCCTGGCTGCGTTGGAGAATGACGCGCCGGCTCTGGCGCGCATCGACGGCATTCAGTCCGAAGTCACGGGGGCAAACGGGTTTTCTATTTTCGAGATCGTGCATTCGGAAGAAATCGAGGGCGCTTTTCAACCCATTTCCCCGGACGTGAGCGTGTGCGCGGATTGTCTCCGCGAACTGAACGATCCCCAGGACCGCCGCTATCGATATCCGTTCATCAACTGCACGAACTGCGGGCCGCGTTTCACGATCATCACCGGCATCCCGTACGATCGACCCAACACGACGATGGCGGCTTTCGAGATGTGTGCGGATTGCGCCGCCGAATACCACGATCCCGAAGACCGCCGTTTCCACGCCCAACCCATCGCCTGCCCGGTTTGTGGACCACATATCTGGTGCGAAGTCCAGGGCGCGATCGTGGCAGAGCGGGAGGACGCACTGGCGTACGCCCGCAAGAGCTTGGTGGAAGGAAAAATCGTCGCCATCAAGGGACTCGGCGGTTTTCATCTGGCTTGTGATGCGACGAATCCTGAAGCCGTCGAAACCTTGCGGGAGCGAAAACTGCGCGTCGAGAAACCGTTTGCCTTGATGATGCCTGATCTTACGGCGGTAGAAGCTTATTGTATTGTGGACGAGGATGAGCGGGCGTTGTTGTCGGCTCGCGAACGCCCGATCGTGATACTCGAACGTCGGCCGGAATCCAATATCGCCGAGTCGGTCGCGCCCAAGCAGCATACCCTCGGCGTGATGCTGCCCTACACGCCCTTGCACGTGCTGCTGCTCGAACCGGCGCAGGATTTTCCTGCGGCGTTGGTGATGACCAGCGGCAATATGAGTGAAGAGCCGATCGTTACACAGAACGAAGAATCTCGCGAGAGTCTTGCACCGCTTGCGGATGTCTTCTTGATGCACAATCGCGGAATTCAAACCCGCTGCGACGACTCCGTGGTGCGTATTTCCGAAAAGGACGTCTATCCGCTGCGGCGTGCACGCGGTTATGCGCCGTATCACATCCGCCTGGGATGGGATTCGCCGTCGATTCTGGCCACAGGCGGCGAACTGAAGAACACCTTCTGCCTTACTCGCGAGCGCTACGCTTTTCTCAGCCATCACATTGGGGACATGGAGAATTTCGAGACGCTGCAGGCTTTCGAGCAAGGTGTGCGCCACTTCGAGCGCTTGTTCCGGGTCCGGCCTGCCGTTCTGGCGTACGATCTGCATCCCGATTATCTGGCCACGCGCTACGCCTTTGTACGCGCGGAGCAGGAGCAATTGCCCGCCGTTGGCGTGCAGCATCATCATGCGCACATCGCCGCTTGTATGACCGAGCATGGGCTGCCTGAAGATCGTCCGGTGATCGGCGTGGCCTTCGACGGCACGGGATACGGTGAGGACGGCGCCATCTGGGGCGGTGAGTTCCTGTTGGCCGACTATGCAAATTTCCGGCGTCCTTACCACCTGACGTACGTTCCCATGCCGGGAGGAGACGCAGCCGTGCGTGAACCGTGGCGCCTGGCCTTGGCCTGGCTGCGGCGGGCAGGATTGGAATGGGAAGATGAGCTCGCGCCCGTGCGTGCCTCTTCCGGCGAAGAACGCCAGGCGCTGCGCCGGATGTTGAACATTGAATTGAATACGCCGCTGACATCCAGTATGGGCCGCCTTTTTGATGCGGTTTCTTCGCTCGCCGATGTGCGTCAGCGAATCAATTACGAAGCCCAGGCGGCGATCGAACTAGAAGCCACAGTGATCCCGGACGAAGAGAGCGCATACACGTTCGAACTGCGCGAGACGGAAATCGATCCGCTTCCCGTGATTCAGGCCATTGTCGCCGATGCCCGCGCAGGCGTGTCCAAGGGACGCATCGCCGCTCGTTTCCATCTCGCTGTGGCCCGGATGGTCGATAATGTGTGCCGTCTGCTGCAGAAGAAGGAGGGCATCGGTGACGTCGTGTTGAGCGGTGGGGTGTGGCAGAATCAGGTGCTGCTGTCTCATACAATGCGACTGCTGGATCAAAGCGGTCTGCAGGTCTATCTCCACCGGCGAGTCCCGACGAACGATGGCGGCATCGCCCTGGGCCAGGCGGCGATTGCAGCTCATCGCTTGCAGCAGAAGCCCACAGATTCGACGGAGTTTGCGTCGTTCGCCGTGGAGAGTAGGTGA
- the hypB gene encoding hydrogenase nickel incorporation protein HypB — protein sequence MSERIPVAEKILSANDRLAQENRARLDAHGVFSLNLMASPGAGKTSLIEHTIRGLTEQMRLGVIDGDIATSIDADRASAAGALAVQINTGGECHLDAVMLQGALNEIDLKQIDLLIVENVGNLICPASFQLGVHKSVLIASVPEGDDKPSRIW from the coding sequence ATGAGTGAACGAATCCCTGTTGCAGAGAAAATCTTGAGCGCCAACGATCGGTTGGCGCAGGAAAATCGCGCCCGGCTCGACGCGCATGGCGTTTTTTCCCTGAACTTGATGGCGTCACCCGGAGCCGGCAAGACGTCGCTCATCGAACACACCATCCGCGGCCTCACCGAACAGATGCGATTGGGCGTGATCGACGGGGACATCGCAACGTCGATCGACGCAGATCGAGCCAGCGCCGCGGGTGCATTGGCCGTGCAGATCAACACCGGCGGGGAATGCCATCTCGATGCGGTGATGCTGCAGGGTGCATTGAACGAGATAGATTTGAAGCAGATCGATCTGTTGATCGTAGAGAACGTCGGCAATCTGATTTGTCCGGCGAGCTTTCAACTCGGTGTGCATAAGAGCGTTTTGATCGCTTCCGTCCCGGAAGGTGACGATAAACCTTCCCGGATTTGGTGA
- the hypA gene encoding hydrogenase maturation nickel metallochaperone HypA: MHELPITESILEIALRHAQAADARRIRNIYLVIGQLSTVVDESVQFYWGLVAEGTIAEGARLQFRRIPAEIECLECHQRYPPSEDNMGCPACGSEVVRVVAGDEFFVEAIDVDSSVVSEEIDPAGAEA; the protein is encoded by the coding sequence ATGCACGAACTGCCGATCACAGAAAGCATCCTTGAAATTGCGCTGCGCCACGCCCAAGCTGCAGATGCACGGCGCATTCGCAATATCTACCTGGTCATCGGTCAACTCTCTACGGTCGTCGATGAGTCGGTACAATTCTATTGGGGACTGGTGGCCGAAGGGACGATCGCCGAAGGTGCTCGCCTGCAATTTCGCCGCATACCTGCCGAGATCGAGTGCCTGGAATGCCATCAGCGCTACCCACCTTCGGAAGACAACATGGGTTGTCCGGCTTGCGGAAGCGAAGTGGTGCGCGTCGTGGCGGGCGATGAATTTTTCGTCGAAGCGATCGACGTCGACAGTAGCGTGGTCTCCGAAGAGATCGACCCTGCGGGAGCAGAAGCATGA
- a CDS encoding multiheme c-type cytochrome: MKRSKFYALLLLFALTACGAGTETDQTASTPEQPQRPTRTPPPTATVYVTPTPEKLEEGAHAGLPLLQDRGDYFAASGACAVCHDKMMDETGEDVSLIGFWRSTMMANAARDPYWQASLAGEILENPEIEDSTQDLCAKCHMPMARFTAMTEGEQVTAVGGRGFLSEEHPLHNLAMDGVSCSLCHQIRADGLGSATTNSGDFLIDSELRTPDRLIFGIFSIDDFQADLMQNSVGYRPEQGLHLSNSTFCATCHTLYTTYVDASGQLAGEFPEQVPYYEWFYSDYRRTNACQDCHMPEAQGGVKIASTSEVLRSPFSTHVFVGGNVYMLEMFNTFPDELALTASSEQFQATIDRTLDQLQNDTATIDFEDLRLSGVYLTADLQIENLAGHKFPTGFPARRAWIHFVVHDANGDVVFESGAVNPDGSIVGNDNDADATTFEQHYDAIVQPEQVQIYEAIMQDTEKHVTTVLLNAASYRKDNRLLPSGFEKQAPYQDIAVRGEAKEDDDFEGGGDEIQYIINLGDHPGPFKVTAELVYQSIGYRWANNLAGHSDPLVDRFIGYYNTVPNMPIVVASVTSETQ, translated from the coding sequence GTGAAACGATCGAAATTCTATGCGCTGTTGCTGCTTTTCGCGTTGACTGCGTGTGGCGCGGGAACGGAAACGGACCAGACGGCAAGTACACCGGAACAGCCTCAACGGCCGACCAGGACTCCACCTCCGACGGCGACGGTGTATGTCACGCCCACTCCCGAGAAACTGGAAGAAGGAGCGCATGCCGGACTTCCCCTTCTCCAGGATCGCGGAGATTATTTCGCTGCCTCCGGCGCCTGCGCTGTCTGCCACGATAAAATGATGGATGAAACCGGCGAGGACGTGTCGCTGATTGGCTTCTGGCGTTCGACGATGATGGCCAACGCAGCGCGCGATCCGTACTGGCAGGCTTCGCTGGCAGGGGAGATTCTCGAAAATCCCGAGATCGAAGATTCGACCCAGGACCTGTGCGCCAAATGCCACATGCCCATGGCGCGATTCACAGCAATGACGGAAGGCGAGCAGGTTACCGCTGTCGGAGGGCGAGGCTTTCTCTCCGAAGAGCATCCCCTCCACAACCTGGCCATGGATGGGGTTTCGTGTTCGCTGTGCCATCAAATTCGAGCGGATGGACTTGGATCGGCCACGACCAACAGCGGAGATTTTCTCATCGACTCGGAACTGCGAACACCCGATCGTTTGATCTTCGGGATATTCAGCATCGACGATTTTCAGGCGGATCTGATGCAAAATTCGGTCGGCTACCGGCCGGAGCAAGGATTGCATCTTTCGAATTCCACTTTCTGCGCCACGTGCCACACGCTGTATACGACGTACGTGGATGCCAGCGGGCAGCTCGCCGGTGAGTTTCCCGAGCAAGTTCCGTACTACGAATGGTTTTACAGCGATTATCGCCGCACCAACGCCTGTCAGGATTGTCACATGCCCGAGGCGCAAGGCGGCGTGAAAATCGCCAGCACCAGTGAAGTGCTGCGCAGTCCTTTCTCGACACACGTATTTGTGGGGGGAAATGTGTACATGCTTGAGATGTTCAACACGTTCCCCGATGAATTGGCGCTGACCGCCTCGAGCGAGCAGTTCCAGGCGACCATCGACCGCACCCTCGATCAACTGCAAAACGATACGGCCACGATCGACTTCGAGGACTTACGCTTGTCCGGCGTTTACCTCACCGCCGATCTGCAGATCGAAAATCTGGCGGGTCATAAATTCCCCACCGGTTTTCCGGCCCGGCGTGCCTGGATTCACTTCGTCGTGCACGACGCCAACGGCGACGTGGTTTTCGAATCGGGCGCCGTCAATCCGGACGGCTCCATCGTGGGCAACGACAACGACGCAGACGCGACGACGTTCGAACAGCATTACGATGCCATCGTACAACCCGAACAGGTGCAGATCTACGAGGCCATCATGCAGGACACCGAGAAGCACGTCACCACCGTGCTGCTCAATGCGGCCAGCTACCGCAAGGACAATCGCCTGCTGCCTTCCGGGTTCGAAAAGCAAGCGCCCTATCAAGATATCGCGGTGCGCGGCGAAGCGAAGGAAGACGACGATTTCGAAGGCGGTGGGGATGAAATTCAATACATCATCAACCTGGGCGACCATCCGGGTCCGTTCAAAGTAACGGCTGAGCTTGTCTATCAATCGATCGGCTACCGCTGGGCCAACAATCTCGCCGGGCACTCCGATCCACTCGTGGATCGTTTTATCGGTTATTACAACACCGTTCCCAACATGCCGATCGTGGTCGCCAGTGTAACGTCTGAAACCCAATGA
- the msrB gene encoding peptide-methionine (R)-S-oxide reductase MsrB, whose translation MEKIEKTDAEWRQQLSAEQYRIMRKKGTEAPFSGRYNNFKGEGIFRCASCGAPLFDSDTKFNSGTGWPSFYEPFDEENVRTERDVSHGMLREEVLCSRCGGHLGHVFDDGPRPTGLRYCINSAALQFEDRKEDDSE comes from the coding sequence ATGGAGAAAATCGAGAAAACCGACGCAGAATGGCGTCAGCAACTTTCGGCAGAGCAATACCGCATCATGCGCAAAAAGGGCACCGAAGCGCCCTTCAGCGGCAGATATAACAATTTCAAGGGGGAGGGGATATTTCGCTGCGCAAGCTGCGGCGCCCCGCTCTTCGATTCGGACACCAAATTCAACTCAGGAACCGGCTGGCCGAGTTTCTATGAGCCGTTCGACGAGGAAAACGTCCGCACCGAACGAGACGTAAGCCACGGCATGCTGCGGGAAGAAGTCCTTTGCAGCCGCTGCGGTGGGCACCTGGGACACGTCTTCGACGACGGGCCCCGGCCAACAGGTTTACGCTACTGTATCAATTCTGCCGCGCTGCAGTTCGAGGATCGAAAAGAAGACGATTCGGAATGA
- a CDS encoding NAD(P)/FAD-dependent oxidoreductase: MNVAIVGGGVGGLSAAHDMARAGADVTLFEASDSLGGLAGGFKIPRWDWSVEKYYHHWFASDRHILGLIDELAWSHRLMFLRPITAVYYEGDFYALDSPLSVLRFPGLPPLNRLWMGMVIAYLKYIARWKPLESVTADSWLRRWMGDTSYERLWKPLLFSKFGDHYADVNMAWMWARFKARTPRLGTFEGGFQAFIDAFADRVRQEGVTIRMRTPVQHIAAEPGGGISLTLENDSIGVDQCLVTSSPAVMAKLAPSLSEDYLGRLLAMKSMGAVVLILALTHRLSEKGIYWHNLPKEAGFPFLSLVEHTNFISPAFFSGDHIVYCGDYLAPDHEYFSLSKAELLDRFLPSLTRFNPKFKAEWVRDSWMFRTRYAQPIPELNHSEAIPDVRTPIPGLWFASMSQVYPWDRGTNFAVEIARRTAAEMLAAGD, from the coding sequence ATGAACGTGGCGATCGTCGGTGGGGGAGTTGGCGGCCTATCGGCGGCGCATGACATGGCACGCGCAGGCGCAGATGTAACCTTGTTCGAAGCGAGCGACTCCCTGGGCGGGCTCGCAGGCGGCTTTAAAATTCCCCGGTGGGATTGGTCGGTCGAGAAGTACTACCACCATTGGTTCGCCAGCGACCGGCACATCCTGGGATTAATCGACGAGTTGGCCTGGAGTCACCGTCTGATGTTCCTCCGGCCGATCACGGCCGTCTATTACGAAGGTGATTTCTATGCGCTGGATTCCCCGCTGTCCGTACTGCGTTTTCCGGGTCTGCCGCCCTTGAATCGCTTGTGGATGGGCATGGTGATCGCCTATTTGAAGTACATCGCCCGCTGGAAACCGCTGGAATCGGTGACGGCGGATTCCTGGCTGCGGCGTTGGATGGGCGATACGTCCTACGAACGATTGTGGAAGCCGTTGCTGTTCAGCAAGTTTGGCGATCATTACGCCGACGTCAATATGGCCTGGATGTGGGCGCGCTTCAAGGCACGCACACCGCGCCTGGGGACGTTTGAAGGTGGCTTCCAGGCCTTCATCGACGCCTTCGCAGACCGTGTGCGCCAGGAGGGCGTGACGATTCGAATGCGCACGCCTGTGCAGCATATCGCCGCCGAGCCAGGTGGCGGGATTTCGCTGACTCTGGAAAACGACTCGATCGGGGTGGACCAGTGCCTGGTGACGAGTTCGCCGGCTGTGATGGCCAAATTGGCGCCGAGTTTATCGGAAGACTATCTCGGACGGCTGTTGGCGATGAAGTCGATGGGCGCGGTGGTGTTGATTCTGGCGCTCACACATCGGCTTTCAGAAAAAGGAATCTACTGGCACAACCTCCCCAAGGAGGCCGGGTTTCCTTTTCTTTCCCTCGTGGAACACACGAATTTCATTTCCCCGGCTTTCTTCAGTGGGGATCACATCGTTTACTGTGGCGATTATCTGGCTCCGGACCATGAATATTTCTCGTTGAGTAAGGCGGAGTTGCTGGATAGATTCTTGCCGTCGCTGACGCGCTTCAATCCCAAATTCAAGGCGGAATGGGTTCGAGATTCCTGGATGTTTCGCACGCGTTACGCGCAGCCCATTCCCGAACTGAATCACTCCGAAGCGATTCCCGACGTCCGGACGCCGATCCCCGGATTATGGTTTGCCAGCATGAGCCAAGTCTATCCGTGGGATCGGGGTACGAACTTTGCCGTCGAAATTGCGCGCCGGACGGCGGCGGAGATGCTCGCCGCCGGGGATTAG
- a CDS encoding lysylphosphatidylglycerol synthase transmembrane domain-containing protein: MKRWQFWLGMAISAVLLWDALRGFQLAEAWEIIRSAHYWWLIPGVAIYFLAVVARAWRWHYLLRPIKSISTKAMFPVVAIGYMGNNIYPARAGELLRAYILRHREDVAISASLATILVERGLDGVVMLAFVFINLPELATLTADSGFAGSIQTLAIIGTVVFFSAVLVFILMAVFPKRAMQLIEWFTARLLPERFRSQVNDLSERFLEGFAALRSPLDVFMVLITSIVIWLLETGKYWFVMHAFPFQVSFFALMLMNGIVNLATTIPSAPGYVGTFDRPGIAVLEAYGVKKSLATSYTLVLHAALWLPITLLGAYYMTREGLTWERVKSEIEREEEA; this comes from the coding sequence TTGAAACGTTGGCAGTTCTGGCTGGGCATGGCCATCAGCGCCGTCCTGCTCTGGGACGCGCTGCGAGGTTTTCAGCTGGCCGAGGCCTGGGAAATCATCCGCAGCGCGCATTATTGGTGGCTGATACCGGGTGTCGCCATCTATTTCCTGGCCGTCGTTGCACGCGCCTGGCGTTGGCATTACCTGCTGCGCCCCATCAAATCCATTTCCACGAAGGCCATGTTCCCCGTCGTCGCCATCGGATACATGGGCAACAACATCTATCCTGCGCGGGCGGGAGAGCTCCTGCGGGCATACATATTACGGCATCGTGAAGATGTCGCCATCTCCGCTTCACTGGCCACGATCCTCGTGGAACGCGGCCTGGATGGCGTGGTGATGTTGGCTTTCGTGTTCATCAATCTCCCCGAACTCGCTACGCTCACGGCGGATTCCGGTTTTGCCGGAAGCATCCAGACTTTGGCCATCATCGGCACCGTGGTGTTCTTCAGTGCGGTGCTGGTTTTTATCCTCATGGCGGTCTTTCCAAAGCGCGCCATGCAGCTGATCGAGTGGTTTACTGCGCGGCTTTTGCCCGAGCGTTTCCGTTCACAGGTGAACGATTTGAGTGAGCGCTTCTTGGAAGGTTTTGCTGCACTACGTTCGCCGCTGGATGTCTTCATGGTTTTGATCACCTCGATCGTGATCTGGCTGCTCGAGACCGGGAAGTATTGGTTCGTAATGCATGCGTTTCCTTTCCAGGTGAGCTTTTTTGCCTTGATGCTGATGAATGGCATCGTCAATCTGGCGACGACGATTCCCTCTGCGCCCGGATATGTGGGAACGTTCGACCGGCCGGGAATTGCCGTCCTCGAAGCTTACGGCGTGAAAAAATCCCTGGCGACAAGCTATACACTCGTCTTGCACGCCGCGCTGTGGTTGCCCATCACACTTTTGGGTGCATACTATATGACGCGGGAAGGGCTCACCTGGGAACGGGTGAAAAGCGAAATCGAACGGGAGGAAGAAGCATGA